In Pleurodeles waltl isolate 20211129_DDA chromosome 5, aPleWal1.hap1.20221129, whole genome shotgun sequence, one genomic interval encodes:
- the LOC138297248 gene encoding beta-1,3-galactosyl-O-glycosyl-glycoprotein beta-1,6-N-acetylglucosaminyltransferase 3-like: protein MVVHGKIDMFERLLRAIYTPQNIYCVHVDDKSPEIYKKAVRAITSCFQNVFVASKLERVVYASWLRVQADLNCMEDLLKSQVQWKYLLNTCGTDFPIKTNAQIVRRLQALNGKNSMESEKPSGAKKERWTFHYEVHNSIVKTEILKSPPPIKTPMFTGNAYFVVSRDFVEYTFRKNTTVQQLLEWVKDTYSPDEHLWATLNRMPEVPGSSPYNSKYEMSDMNSLARLVKWAFLEGDISKGAPYPPCTGIHRSLVCVYGVGDLKWILQQHHLFANKFDSTVDNTAIQCLEEYLRLKALHESEL, encoded by the exons ATGGTGGTGCATGGAAAGattgacatgtttgaaaggctcttAAGAGCAATATACACCCcacaaaa tatttactgTGTTCATGTAGATGACAAGTCTCcagagatttacaagaaggcgGTAAGAGCCATCACGTCTTGCTTTCAGAACGTGTTTGTGGCATCAAAGTTGGAAAGAGTCGTTTACGCATCTTGGCTAAGGGTTCAAGCTGATCTCAACTGTATGGAGGACCTTCTAAAAAGCCAGGTGCAGTGGAAGTATCTTTTAAACACATGTGGCACTGACTTTCCGATAAAGACCAATGCTCAGATTGTCAGAAGGCTCCAGGCGCTGAATGGGAAAAACAGCATGGAGTCTGAAAAACCATCAGGGGCAAAAAAAGAGCGATGGACCTTTCATTATGAGGTTCACAACTCCATTGTTAAAACAGAGATTCTAAAAAGTCCACCTCCCATAAAAACACCTATGTTTACTGGAAATGCCTATTTTGTGGTTTCAAGAGATTTTGTGGAGTATACCTTTAGAAAAAACACAACTGTGCAACAACTGTTGGAGTGGGTAAAGGACACCTACAGTCCAGATGAGCACCTATGGGCTACACTGAATCGCATGCCTGAGGTCCCTGGGTCTTCTCCGTACAATTCCAAATATGAAATGTCTGACATGAATTCACTGGCAAGACTCGTGAAATGGGCATTTCTGGAAGGGGACATCAGTAAGGGAGCACCGTATCCACCTTGCACAGGCATTCACCGAAGTTTAGTCTGTGTCTACGGGGTTGGGGACTTGAAATGGATCCTCCAacaacatcatctctttgccaacaaATTCGATTCTACAGTTGATAATACAGCAATCCAGTGCTTGGAAGAGTATCTCAGACTCAAGGCTCTTCATGAAAGTGAGctataa